A stretch of the Salvelinus sp. IW2-2015 unplaced genomic scaffold, ASM291031v2 Un_scaffold1052, whole genome shotgun sequence genome encodes the following:
- the LOC112069580 gene encoding carbohydrate sulfotransferase 2, protein MRGKQYHRQLKLTAPWENDVGYWRKLKTHRNHTKIIAQPGIVMKVLRRKRIVLFIAYFFLLVLTMLNLANYKWTKVPQQCNHQMSRXXYXGSSDIXFLYRPSLAKKRQLVYVLTTWRSGSSFFGELFNQXPEVLFLYEPMWHXWQKLYPGDAVSLQGAARDMLSSLYRCDLSVFQLYNSPGGKNFTSLGLFGAXLNKVVCSYPLCSAYRKEVVGMVDDKVCKKCPPQSLRLLEEECLKYSTIVIKGVRILDVNVLAPLMEDPSLDVKVVHLVRDPRAVANSRIKSRHGLIRENLQVVRSRDPKLRSIPFVDPNHKANKKDGSDYHSIGAMDVICDRTSXTLRTALNPPSWLKGKYMAVRYEDLVENPVKILRNIYRFANLTTNHDIESFALNMTGGSSSSSKPFIVSSRKATQAASAWRTVLSIQQIKQVEDYCHHSMAVLGYDRVRTAGEAKDLSKPLLTVSKL, encoded by the coding sequence ATGAGAGGGAAACAATACCATCGACAACTGAAGTTGACAGCGCCTTGGGAGAATGATGTTGGCTACTGGAGAAAGCTCAAAACGCACAGGAACCATACAAAGATAATAGCTCAGCCCGGCATCGTGATGAAGGTGCTACGCAGAAAGCGGATTGTGTTGTTTATAGCCTATTTCTTTCTGCTAGTGCTGACCATGCTGAACTTGGCCAATTACAAATGGACTAAAGTACCCCAGCAGTGCAATCACCAGATGAGYAGRYCTWCCTATCAWGGCAGYTCAGACATCKGGTTCCTCTACAGACCCTCTCTGGCCAAGAAGAGACAGTTGGTCTATGTTCTGACCACATGGAGGTCTGGGTCCTCCTTTTTCGGGGAGCTGTTTAACCAAKATCCTGAAGTSTTRTTCCTSTATGAACCCATGTGGCACATRTGGCAGAAGCTGTACCCGGGAGACGCTGTGTCTTTGCAAGGAGCAGCCAGGGACATGCTCAGCTCCTTATACCGCTGTGATCTCTCTGTGTTCCAGTTGTACAACAGCCCAGGGGGAAAGAACTTTACCTCCCTAGGACTCTTTGGGGCCWCCCTGAATAAGGTGGTGTGCTCCTACCCRCTSTGCTCCGCRTACAGGAAAGAGGTGGTAGGGATGGTGGACGACAAGGTGTGTAAAAAGTGTCCACCTCAAAGCCTTAGACTACTGGAGGAGGAGTGCCTCAAATACAGCACTATCGTTATTAAAGGGGTGCGTATCCTGGACGTTAACGTTCTAGCACCCCTCATGGAGGACCCGTCGCTGGACGTGAAGGTAGTCCACCTGGTCAGGGACCCCCGGGCCGTGGCCAACTCCAGGATCAAGTCCAGACACGGGCTGATCCGGGAGAACCTGCAGGTGGTCCGGAGCAGGGACCCTAAGCTCCGCAGYATCCCCTTCGTAGACCCCAACCACAAAGCCAACAAGAAGGACGGCTCAGATTACCACTCCATCGGAGCCATGGATGTYATCTGTGACCGCACCTCCKGGACCCTGAGGACTGCCTTAAACCCTCCCAGTTGGCTCAAAGGGAAGTACATGGCTGTGCGTTATGAGGACCTGGTGGAGAACCCTGTGAAGATCCTGAGGAACATCTACCGCTTCGCCAACCTCACCACCAACCATGACATTGAGTCGTTTGCTCTGAACATGACAGGTGGGTCTAGTTCGTCCTCCAAGCCGTTCATCGTGTCCTCCAGGAARGCCACTCAGGCTGCCAGCGCATGGAGAACAGTGCTCAGCATCCAGCAGATCAAACAGGTGGAGGACTACTGTCATCACTCCATGGCTGTCCTGGGCTACGACAGGGTCAGGACGGCCGGGGAGGCCAAGGACCTCAGTAAGCCTTTACTGACCGTCTCCAAACTGTGA